One genomic region from Cryptococcus gattii WM276 chromosome C, complete sequence encodes:
- a CDS encoding ornithine decarboxylase, putative (Similar to TIGR gene model, INSD accession AAW42468.1~Ornithine decarboxylase (ODC)) — MTSTTIQTYMAPAAPVSTQQSPWAEQQSLQSRSTVSNLVKTLDPTAQIPYIPEVALPTPPATATPSIISNNEEHPALAPVADIPVHQLVQQTIAASTGVDIDESAFFAADLSAVYQAVQMWRASPIGSRVEIFYAVKCNPSPAVLHLLSLMGTSFDCASSSEINQVLSLPSAPSGDRIIFANPCKPASFIRTAAQRGVSMMTFDNVDELYKVKRICPNAKLVLRMLTDDSKSLCRLGLKFGAPVDSCPGLLKVARQLGLNVVGVSFHVGSGCKDPMQFADAVWRARKVFDMGKEAGYDFDLLDIGGGFERETFAEMTQVLKDSFDLYFPEDSGVRIIAEPGRFLVSSAFTLATSIIASRRAPKAEASQQAQAATQEDTKSADVMYYINDGVYGSFNCIMFDHQIVHPHPLTIGHKLATAAPPFPPPPNVQLEVDLPVQMGYKDVEKVSVWGPTCDSIDCVRQLVDLPKGMDVGDWIGWGEMGAYTLCAASTFNGFDRSPVLWTTGGDTEDARVVRAILDSFVATCLR, encoded by the exons ATGACTAGCACCACCATTCAAACCTACATGGCTCCGGCTGCTCCTGTCTCTACTCAGCAGTCGCCATGGGCCGAGCAACAATCTCTTCAGTCTCGCTCCACTGTTTCGAATCTGGTTAAAACACTCGACCCCACAGCACAAATTCCTTATATCCCGGAAGTGGCGCTTCCGACCCCTCCGGCCACCGCTACTCCCAGCATCATCTCCAATAATGAAGAACATCCTGCACTTGCGCCTGTTGCTGATATCCCGGTCCACCAATTGGTCCAGCAGACTATCGCTGCCAGCACCGGAGTCGACATCGATGAGTCGGCTTTTTTTGCTGCCGATTTAAGCGCCGTTTATCAAGCTGTGCAAATGTGGCGCGCATCCCCAATTGGTTCTCGTGTGGAGATTTTCTATGCCGTCAAGTGCAACCCTTCGCCTGCTGTTTTGCATCTGCTTTCGTTGATGGGTACCTCTTTCGATTGCGCATCTTCATCCGAGATCAACCAAGTTCTTTCGCTCCCTAGTGCTCCTTCGGGGGACAGGATTATCTTTGCCAACCCTTGCAAACCTGCTTCCTTCATTCGTACTGCTGCACAGCGTGGAGTGAGCATGATGACTTTTGACAATGTCGACGAACTCTACAAAGTCAAGCGCATTTGCCCCAACGCCAAGCTTGTCCTTCGTATGCTTACAGATGATTCCAAGTCGCTTTGTCGTCTTGGCTTAAAGTTTGGCGCCCCTGTTGATAGCTGCCCCGGTCTTCTCAAGGTTGCTCGCCAGCTTGGTCTCAACGTTGTCGGCGTATCTTTCCATGTTGGCAGTGGCTGTAAGGATCCTATGCAGTTTGCCGATGCGGTCTGGAGGGCCCGAAAAGTCTTTGACATGGGCAAGGAAGCCGGATACGATTTCGATTTGCTTGATATTGGAGGTGGTTTTGAAAGGGAGACTTTTGCGGAGATGACTCAGGTTTTGAAAGACAGTTTTGACCTTTATTTCCCAGAAGACAGTGGGGTTAGGATCATTGCTGAGCCTGGTCGATTTTTGGTGTCGAGCG CTTTTACTTTGGCTACTTCTATCATTGCGTCTCGTCGGGCTCCCAAGGCGGAAGCCAGTCAGCAAGCGCAGGCGGCCACTCAGGAGGATACCAAAAGTGCAGATGTGATGT ACTACATCAACGATGGTGTTTATGGGTCTTTTAACTGCATCATGTTCGACCACCAAATCGTGcaccctcatcctcttACTATCGGCCATAAGCTTGCAACTGCTGCCCCGcccttccctcctccccctAATGTCCAACTCGAGGTTGATCTTCCCGTGCAAATGGGCTATAAAGATGTCGAAAAGGTCAGTGTTTGGGGGCCTACCTGCGACTCGATTGATTGCGTGAGGCAATTGGTTGATCTTCCCAAGGGGATGGATGTCGGAGACTGGATTGGATGGGGTGAGATGGGGGCGTACACTTTGTGCGCAGCGAGCACCTTCAATGG CTTTGACAGGTCTCCTGTTCTCTGGACAACTGGTGGGGACACTGAAGACGCCCGAGTGGTGCGAGCGATTCTCGACTCCTTTGTTGCAACTTGTCTTAGATGA
- a CDS encoding uncharacterized protein (Similar to TIGR gene model, INSD accession AAW42470.1), with protein MLSPIISPPASISPEDHAQLTSSTPSSFSDIPPVLRWSDQVEVELSSTNGGWESWPSPKSQGKLYVTEESVAFIPNPPSTIGFNLPYTALTLHALTPASSGGPAHLYCQIDDSDAAGVPGQLDTQVNGDAMAEDEEEDDDRAEEDEYTEMREVRIYLSDISKLEPLFQALSQCSALHASLLPNGEPSSFFGFGGDESEGEDGQWDDAPEDDDSADGPGRVRSDFHSGGGPEARFRPY; from the exons ATGCTCTCCCCCATAATTTCTCCCCCTGCTTCTATTTCCCCGGAGGACCATGCCCAACTCACCTCCAGTacaccttcttctttctccGACATTCCTCCCGTTCTTCGATGGTCTGATCAAGTCGAGGTCGAGCTTTCATCTACCAATGGTGGTTGGGAATCATGGCCTTCTCCAAAGTCTCAGGGCAAATTATACGTTACGGAGGA ATCTGTCGCCTTCATACCTAACCCTCCTTCAACGATAGGTTTCAACCTGCCTTACACTGCTCTTACCCTCCATGCCCTTACGCCTGCAAGCTCTGGGGGCCCTGCTCACCTTTACTGTCAAATTGATGACTCTGATGCCGCGGGTGTTCCTGGTCAATTAGATACGCAAGTTAATGGGGATGCGATGgcggaggatgaggaggaggatgatgatagggcagaagaagatgagtACACCGAGATGAGGGAAGTAAGAATATACCTCTCAGATATCTCTAAAC TTGAACCTCTGTTCCAGGCTTTGTCCCAATGTTCTGCTCTCCATGCCTCCCTTTTACCTAACGGAGAACCCTCATCGTTCTTTGGTTTCGGTGGGGATGAGTCTGAAGGTGAAGACGGACAGTGGGATGACGCTCCTGAAGATGATGACAGTGCCGATGGACCTGGGAGGGTGAGGAGCGATTTCCATAGTGGTGGTGGACCGGAAGCAAGGTTCAGGCCCTATTAG
- a CDS encoding uncharacterized protein (Similar to TIGR gene model, INSD accession AAW42464.1), with protein MDNGQHPPQQQPLPPVFSMTIAMPGPPSSRPSPLPDGSDAQQAAGSDQLPAQESTIYWTFHIGPGSAHDNQPSNEHSAAPGPDSRGGEPRGPAEGGGDASNNAPPPWLFPPFFQFFMPRREPQPNPEKAAELLRSLPTVGKRLLHRVNNIVAAQDVDSYEDDDDRGWKCGICLEGMPKEKFEKSEGKEAVGGAKTEGEKEGDKGTGVKALPCNHLFHGDCLEPWFTTHHTCPTCRLDLDPLQTLNIPPHPGPAHPSSLRPLRTGAGRPTSNVHPYSRDQSRNTERNQSGAGDQVPADRSGSVDNSRSNTPQGREQRSSLTPHLFIFAGPHHPQESQQEHSPEATNDTAATLDGPTPQPAEPSSTNLPTGGEASATPGENPRPSASHAPLFDPAEILGAIFGGRLSASPMPMHRHSPPLPSSPGENPTQRSNVPPSDNTEPASTSPSGDTEPQGGSSVGSQSAPEQPAQPPPSGRPQPERRAHIQIIQEALGQLPFIFNSQNNVFPLPTTFPFPGMTPTGERPGAERPVTPNGVNDMTGGSTARAPASGDAAAASDTRQPHTQTSAKQPFVPQSLESWIEEKEKSLGWRCDAPECVYGPSVNEEDDGTDAYPPTAADELGEGRRDKEMVSIFSAVQPPLSSAEAIEAHETDHNFTLLACTHRWHRRCLEISERSARRMSKDDGEGRVWVRCGRCRKSGWITPVAESTESGVGRKRKEAEMTV; from the exons ATGGACAATGGGCAGCACCCACCACAGCAACAGCCCCTGCCGCCTGTATTCTCGATGACAATTGCCATGCCAGGGCCTCCATCTTCAAGGCCTTCTCCATTACCAGACGGTTCAGACGCACAACAAGCAGCCGGTAGTGACCAACTACCAGCCCAGGAAAGCACTATCTACTGGACATTTCATATAGGTCCGGGTTCAGCACATGATAATCAACCTTCGAATGAGCATTCTGCCGCGCCTGGTCCCGATAGCCGTGGTGGCGAGCCTCGTGGTCCGGCCGAGGGGGGCGGTGATGCCAGCAACAATGCCCCTCCACCTTGGTTATTCccacccttcttccaatTCTTCATGCCTCGTCGAGAACCTCAGCCGAATCCTGAAAAGGCCGCCGAGCTCCTACGATCATTACCGACCGTCGGCAAGCGTCTGCTGCACAGAGTAAACAACATCGTGGCTGCGCAAGACGTGGACAGCTATGAGGACGACGATGATAGAGGCTGGAAATGTGGTATCTGTCTGGAAGGTATGCCCAAGGAGAAGTTCGAAAAGAGTGAAGGCAAAGAGGCCGTAGGGGGCGCAAAAACGGAAGGCGAGAAGGAGGGGGACAAAGGGACAGGTGTGAAGGCGTTACCATGTAACCATCTATTTCACGGTGACTGTTTGGAGCCTTGGTTCACCACCCACCACACATG TCCTACATGCAGACTGGATCTTGATCCTTTACAAACTCTGAATATCCCTCCACATCCAGGACCCGCCCATCCTAGCTCTCTTCGGCCACTTCGCACTGGCGCAGGGCGCCCCACATCGAATGTTCATCCGTATAGTCGGGATCAAAGTCGAAACACCGAAAGAAATCAGTCTGGCGCTGGTGATCAAGTTCCTGCAGATCGTTCGGGATCCGTTGACAATTCACGGTCAAATACTCCCCAAGGAAGAGAGCAGCGATCGTCCCTCACCCCCcatcttttcatcttcgCAGGTCCCCACCATCCCCAGGAATCACAACAAGAGCATAGTCCGGAGGCGACCAACGATACTGCGGCTACTCTTGACGGTCCAACCCCTCAGCCAGCCGAGCCATCTTCTACGAACCTTCCGACTGGTGGAGAAGCTTCTGCAACTCCTGGAGAGAACCCCCGACCTTCTGCGTCTCATGCACCTCTTTTTGATCCAGCGGAGATCTTAGGAGCCATCTTTGGTGGCCGGCTATCGGCGTCACCCATGCCTATGCATAGGCATTCTCCCCCACTCCCCTCATCGCCTGGGGAAAACCCAACCCAAAGATCCAATGTTCCGCCCTCAGACAATACCGAACCCGCTTCCACATCTCCATCCGGAGATACTGAGCCCCAAGGCGGTTCATCTGTAGGGTCCCAATCTGCCCCTGAACAACCTGCCCAGCCGCCTCCTTCTGGTCGCCCACAGCCTGAGCGTCGAGCGCATATTCAGATAATACAAGAAGCTCTCGGGCAACtccccttcatcttcaatAGTCAAAATAACGTTTTTCCGCTGCCCACGACTTTCCCCTTCCCAGGAATGACTCCCACGGGAGAAAGGCCAGGTGCAGAAAGACCAGTCACGCCTAATGGGGTTAACGACATGACTGGTGGGTCCACGGCTCGGGCTCCTGCTAGTGGTGACGCAGCCGCAGCATCTGATACTCGACAGCCACATACCCAGACCTCTGCCAAGCAGCCTTTTGTCCCTCAGTCTCTCGAGAGCTGGAtagaagagaaagaaaaaagtCTCGGTTGGAGATGTGATGCCCCCGAGTGCGTATATGGTCCTTCCGTCaatgaggaggatgatggtACAGACGCGTATCCTCCCACTGCTGCTGATGAACTTGGGGAAGGTCGAAGGGACAAGGAGATGGTTAGCATCTTTTCCGCAGTCCAGCCGCCTCTATCATCTGCAGAAGCGATAGAGGCGCACGAGACTGATCACAACTTCACGTTGCTTGCCTGCACACATCGATGGCACAGGCGTTGTCTCGAAATCTCTGAAAGAAGTGCAAGGCGTATGTCCAAAGATGACGGAGAGGGTAGGGTTTGGGTGAGATGTGGGAGATGTAGAAAGAGTGGCTGGATCACTCCTGTCGCAGAGTCGACTGAAAGTGGAGTTGGGcgaaagagaaaagaggcGGAAATGACTGTTTAA
- a CDS encoding rRNA-processing protein LAS1 (Similar to TIGR gene model, INSD accession AAW42466.1): MKTPRRVPWNSQAELTDLYGMLFSPAADLESRRRGLARMSIYISSPSCPSFIHLLHSLVAAELLPFPPPRGAEESQRMRMMMGMAIVRFVNGMVDPLQTGPYARPISHLAATLGLPPSLIALRHRATHEDLPPLPLLHQAVTQCIIYLHQNSFIPLITSSYGSPPPAVLERQQAAAKRVEGLLKKWKKIAKNRLRDKEVREEDESAIEMKKVRKELEGEVAGASGIVRGLVEVGSLVPLAKRKRASQKAISPPPPSLSIWEPLLTHLSNTTMPDLSSVLATQIIDILLNPSTSSMQSQGPQRFNPSADLISLNEDERDASEENESYRWGLAVWLLYFWRNNLSENPLKLTEEERKAIYRRLALTLLHKYDDPILTRLHKSLAELDESLRDIANDLPILPKADVRNITDGDIELDVIESRLQAMEKRLVELEDRSVPAQVADADATPFTVSASLPGWRRLTPQEWTPCPIGTLI, from the exons ATGAAAACGCCCAGGCGAGTGCCCTGGAACTCCCAGGCAGAGCTAACAGACCTTTATGGCATGCTCTTCTCTCCTGCCGCGGATCTTGAAAGCAGGCGACGGGGTTTAGCAAGA ATGAGCATATACATTTCGTCACCATCATGTCCTTCTTTTAtacatcttcttcactctcTCGTTGCCGCGGAACTTTTACCTTTTCCCCCGCCTCGAGGAGCCGAAGAGTCACagaggatgagaatgaTGATGGGTATGGCAATTGTACGATTTGTAAATGGGATGGTCGATCCTCTACAGACTG GTCCGTATGCCCGTCCCATATCTCATCTTGCAGCAACCCTCGgtcttcctccttctttaATCGCCCTTCGACATCGAGCAACCCACGAAGACCTTCCTCCTCTGCCATTACTTCACCAAGCTGTGACGCAGTGTATCATATATTTACATCAAAACTCATTCATCCCACTCATAACTTCTTCGTATGGTTCACCACCGCCGGCAGTTTTAGAAAGACAGCAGGCGGCTGCAAAACGAGTAGAAGGGCTTTTGAAAAAGTGGAAAAAGATCGCGAAAAACAGATTGAGGGATAAAGAAGTAAGAGAGGAGGACGAAAGTGCGATtgagatgaagaaggtcAGAAAAGAATTAGAAGGAGAGGTTGCTGGCGCAAGCGGCATTGTCAGAGGTTTAGTTGAAGTCGGCAGCCTAGTGCCTCTTGCTAAAAG AAAACGGGCTTCACAAAAGGCAAtttctccccctcctccatctctcaGTATTTGGGAACCTCTCTTAACCCATTTGTCCAACACTACCATGCCCGACCTTTCCTCAGTACTAGCTACCCAAATCATCGATATTCTTCTTAACCCATCTACAAGTTCCATGCAGTCTCAAGGACCTCAAAGGTTTAATCCTTCGGCAGACTTGATCTCGTTgaatgaagatgagagagaTGCCTCTGAAGAAAACGAGTCTTACCGGTGGGGTCTGGCAGTATGGTTACTCTATTTCTGGCGAAACAATCTATCAGAGAACCCGCTGAAGttgacagaagaagagagaaaggcTATTTACCGAAGGTTGGCTCTTACCTTACTGCACAAGTACGATGATCCTAT TTTGACACGGTTACACAAGTCTTTGGCCGAGCTTGACGAGTCTCTTCGAGATATCGCGAATGATCTTCCCATTCTACCAAAAGCGGATGTTCGCAATATAACGGACGGTGATATTGAACTCGATGTCATTGAAAGCCGCCTTCAGGCAATGGAGAAGCGATTGGTCGAACTTGAAGATCGC TCTGTACCTGCCCAGGTCGCCGATGCAGACGCTACGCCATTCACAGTGTCAGCATCCTTACCTGGCTGGCGTCGATTGACACCTCAAGAGTGGACTCCATGCCCCATCGGAACACTTATATAA
- a CDS encoding Hypothetical Protein (Similar to TIGR gene model, INSD accession AAW42712.1), protein MAPAQLSNTFIYLAALFKPALLRPHLRVPSIANVDFKALKKEGFNAVVIDKDNCLTLPHKDDIYPPYQKAWTDLLSTFRPGRVLVVSNSAGTTKDPGSIAAEAVSLSLRAPVLLHPTPKPGCSASILSYFSGKLGQPTTLRHDIASAGLRLWKAEKLDEKALWGKWENEIEGPLLGGLRREQEGAEDADGEKVAKGQKVISSTGSTNWTHTLSKETLTAGDLRILVIGDRLFTDTLLADRLSRRLPPLPATTPDVSSTPRVLSIYTTSLPQPRDVRPLRWLEEKLSQGKTKGDYSKFFADENVLSPAVNVPSTVPSRWAVLRWLRPATWREISVPPLTWNPRSWKPLPLAVAIGNVTGRVGVLIWKYTKQGGRLGWSKGKQWFTERKEQSAKLAMAKELESSTSREPFSKDQKVTTPVA, encoded by the exons ATGGCCCCGGCTCAGCTGTCAAACACCTTCATCTACCTTGCCGCCCTTTTTAAGCCGGCCCTTCTAAGACCCCACCTTCGAGTTCCCA GTATTGCCAATGTCGACTTCAAAGCTTTGAAAAAGGAAGGTTTCAATGCGGTAGTAATCGATAAAGACAACTGCCTG ACTTTACCGCATAAGGACGACATATACCCACCTTACCAA AAAGCATGGACAGATTTGCTATCCACTTTCCGTCCAGGTAGAGTCCTTGTAGTTTCCAACTCTGCTGGCACAACGAAAGATCCTGGCAGTATAGCT GCCGAGGCCGTTTCACTTTCACTTCGTGCCCCGGTGCTGCTTCATCCCACACCAAAGCCGGGATGTTCAGCAAGTATTTTATCTTATTTCAGCGGGAAACTTGGCCAACCCACTACCTTACGTCACGATATTGCCTCGGCAGGCCTGAGGCTTTGGAAGGCAGAGAAACTGGATGAGAAAGCTCTGTGGGGGAAATGGGAAAATGAGATTGAAGGTCCTTTATTAGGCGGGTTGAGGCGAGAGCAGGAAGGGGCTGAAGATGcagatggagaaaaggTGGCCAAAGGTCAAAAGGTCATATCATCCACAGGTTCCACAAATTGGACGCATACCTTGAGCAAGGAGACATTGACAGCCGGAGATCTCAGGATACTCGTCATTGGTGACCGTTTGTTCACGGATACACTTCTTGCAGACCGACTTTCTCGTCGTTTGCCCCCTCTTCCTGCCACAACTCCCGATGTCTCTTCTACCCCTAGAGTTCTCTCCATTTATACAACTTCTCTGCCACAACCTCGAGATGTCCGTCCGCTACGATGGCTAGAAGAGAAGTTATCCCAGGGGAAAACAAAAGGAGACTATAGCAAATTTTTCGCTGATGAGAATGTCTTGTCACCGGCCGTAAATGTACCGAGTACGGTGCCATCAAGATGGGCAGTTCTGCGATGGTTAAGACCAGCAACGTGGAGAGAAATCAGTGTTCCTCCATTGACCTGGAACCCTAGAAGTTGGAAGCCTTTGCCACTGGCTGTTGCTATTGGCAACGTGACGGGAAGAGTAGGAGTGTTGATATGGAAATATACAAAACAAGGAGGCCGGCTGGGATGGAGTAAGGGAAAACAGTGGTTCACGGAACGAAAGGAGCAATCGGCGAAACTTGCAATGGCGAAGGAACTCGAATCTAGCACGTCGAGGGAGCCCTTCTCGAAAGACCAGAAAGTAACAACGCCTGTGGCATAG
- a CDS encoding uncharacterized protein (Similar to TIGR gene model, INSD accession AAW42740.1), which produces MPRRHLRSHTGDRPYECKECPLRFARSDLLSRHVNKAHRAPEEGATDKKPTKKGRRKSVPASSQSALARARIQEQDEEQRRQLLQRQQFECQQQQQLLQQQMQQEAVAVRERSKSESLNQQPHLQALRMYPHHPLLASRPVQPSIASDSWNTNPSGSFAAAGMTAMSPPFDSTPQRLGGNFQTFQGQPFLVGQLPNDPPFTGQPMRLSGSDQGMKTADGHSASVLYEWGVKKRACDQCNHSKVRCDFADPCLRCRQRNLSCSYRKPPKPSFTMGPPPAHCSLPLNTSSTAMSPKSPYSSPNSSTSVIAPTEPISYRKPSVTSLPPNLGNVPNPSNAQSMPWVSYQTTMGTSWPSSQAQATYSIPDGTAPGSITGQFVDSPGVVNPALPSYSSQSQAQAEQSLSPHRLSMTQTPSLADSIDTSSEMEMDDPAERRGSTNSFISSVPRAQWGSKSKEVEGVLRLIPNTDAFEQNQSPIQTTSHQVSPVLGRECQLSDRISNPQWQSQGTINPKWQMRGSFSSDDESSSVLSSSANSTFLEQSVNSSANHEDSHHERRRSSRSTWDKAMEQMSIQDPQMNKPIVGENEDRGGATVPEILETASEGTQELHDLVGTNTERSSMVPTLSDVKDLWKIFMTEPATGLTPAGEKLNELDNIPVVTPRPGMGKRTFSKSTSMPDLQSPLVTGPPFFSTFLSGMTPKPTEAQQSYMPPHLAEKDRPSVTEDLDEPDMGKWSKEIEQRQSSFSLGKPNAKLGKGKADTLSRISDVPNQPLATHPTRPLASVVQRSSALDQTLAPERLPSFGLTPGFEIQNPFLSKLGLASADARAGSKRMASSTLVNDHKKATFTVWDEEGPATQVMGQVTAQRARRMQAGEL; this is translated from the exons ATGCCCC GGCGACACTTGAGATCGCATACGGGCGATAGACCCTACGAATGCAAAGAATGTCCCCTGCGGTTTGCCAGAAG TGACCTTCTTTCACGTCATGTCAATAAGGCGCATAGGGCTCCTGAGGAAGGAGCCACCGACAAGAAGCCCACTaagaagggaagaaggaagtCAGTTCCAGCCTCAAGCCAGTCAGCTCTGGCCAGAGCCAGAATTCAAGAACAAGATGAAGAGCAGCGACGACAATTGCTTCAACGACAACAGTTTGAGTgccagcagcagcagcagctaTTGCAGCAGCAAATGCAACAAGAAGCCGTGGCAGTAAGGGAACGGTCCAAGAGCGAAAGTCTCAATCAGCAACCTCATCTTCAAGCTCTCCGAATGTACCCTCATCACCCGCTTCTGGCCTCTAGACCTGTCCAACCATCTATCGCCTCAGATTCCTGGAACACCAATCCAAGCGGCTCCTTTGCTGCAGCGGGGATGACGGCCATGTCACCACCTTTCGACTCCACACCTCAACGCCTTGGAGGAAACTTTCAAACTTTCCAAGGCCAACCCTTTTTGGTTGGACAGCTTCCCAATGATCCCCCGTTCACCGGCCAACCTATGAGGCTCTCTGGATCAGATCAAGGCATGAAGACTGCAGATGGACATTCAGCTTCAGTTTTGTATGAGTGGGgtgtgaagaagagggcATGTGATCAGTGCAATCACTCGAAGGTGAGATGCGACTTTGCCGATCCTTGCC TCCGATGTCGGCAAAGGAATTTGTCATGCTCATATCGCAAACCTCCAAAGCCTTCTTTTACCATGGGACCTCCTCCAGCCCATTGCAGCCTGCCTTTGAACACAAGCAGCACAGCAATGTCTCCAAAGTCCCCTTACTCTTCCCCGAATTCTTCAACTAGTGTCATCGCTCCCACTGAGCCTATTTCCTACCGAAAGCCTTCTGTTACATCCCTTCCTCCAAACCTTGGCAATGTCCCCAACCCGTCAAATGCACAGTCGATGCCATGGGTATCCTATCAAACCACCATGGGTACTAGCTGGCCATCTTCGCAAGCCCAGGCCACATACTCAATCCCTGATGGTACGGCCCCTGGCAGTATTACTGGTCAGTTTGTGGATTCTCCTGGTGTTGTAAATCCAGCGTTGCCGTCATATTCCTCGCAGTCACAAGCTCAAGCTGAACAGAGCCTATCCCCGCATCGGCTTAGCATGACTCAGACACCTTCACTGGCCGACAGTATTGACACTTCTTCcgagatggagatggacgATCCTGCCGAAAGGAGAGGCAGTACAAATTCGTTTATTAGCTCAGTGCCCAGAGCTCAATGGGGCAGCAAGAGTAAAGAGGTTGAGGGAGTTTTGAGGTTGATTCCCAACACCGATGCTTTTGAGCAGAACCAGTCTCCTATCCAGACTACATCTCACCAGGTATCTCCCGTCCTTGGGCGAGAATGTCAGCTCTCGGACAGGATTTCCAACCCTCAGTGGCAGTCACAAGGGACCATCAATCCGAAATGGCAGATGCGAGGCAGTTTCTCATCGGACGACGAGAGTTCTTCAGTGTTGTCCTCTTCTGCAAACTCGACTTTCCTCGAGCAGTCGGTTAACTCCTCTGCAAATCATGAAGACAGTCATCATGAACGTCGTAGATCTAGCAGAAGTACATGGGACAAGGCCATGGAACAGATGTCAATACAAGATCCACAAATGAATAAGCCGATAGTTGGTGAGAATGAGGACAGGGGCGGGGCCACTGTTCCAGAAATTCTTGAGACCGCATCTGAAGGGACACAAGAGCTACATGATCTTGTCGGGACGAATACTGAACGATCTTCAATGGTGCCCACCCTTTCTGATGTGAAAGATCTGTGGAAAATTTTCATGACTGAGCCGGCTACTGGCTTGACTCCAGCTGGCGAGAAGCTCAATGAACTCGATAACATACCTGTAGTGACGCCCAGACCAGGCATGGGTAAGCGCACTTTCAGCAAGTCTACCTCGATGCCTGACCTTCAATCTCCCTTGGTTACTGGACCccctttcttctccacaTTCCTGAGCGGTATGACTCCCAAACCAACAGAAGCCCAGCAATCGTATATGCCTCCGCATTTGGCCGAGAAAGATCGCCCAAGTGTTACCGAAGACCTAGACGAGCCGGACATGGGGAAGTGGAGCAAAGAGATCGAACAGAGGCAGTCGTCATTCAGCCTCGGCAAACCGAATGCCAAGTTAGGCAAAGGTAAAGCAGATACGTTGTCTAGGATTAGTGATGTCCCTAACCAACCCCTTGCGACGCATCCTACTCGGCCTCTTGCCAGTGTTGTCCAGCGTTCTTCTGCCCTTGACCAAACTCTAGCGCCCGAAAGGCTTCCAAGTTTTGGTCTGACTCCTGGTTTCGAGATCCAAAACCCCTTCCTTTCCAAGCTTGGTTTGGCGTCCGCCGACGCCAGGGCCGGAAGCAAGCGGATGGCCAGTTCCACGTTGGTTAATGACCATAAAAAGGCGACTTTCACCGTATGGGACGAAGAAGGACCTGCCACGCAGGTAATGGGCCAGGTCACGGCGCAGAGAGCAAGACGCATGCAGGCGGGGGAGCTCTAG